AAACCCTGGGTGAGCATCAGGTCTCGATTAAACTGGATGCTGGAGTTGTCGCCCTGATCAAGGTCATCGTCAAGCCGCTCGAAGAGCAAGCCTGAGTTAATAATTAGTTACCAATTTCGGTTAAAAAGGGTGGTAGATCTCTGCAGATCTGCCGCCCTTTTCCCTTTTGTGCGCGCACCTTTTTTGATATGCTCCAAGGCCTATGAAAACTGCAACTCAATATACTGAAGAAACTACCGGCCATCGTATGCCGCCGCAAAACCTTGAAGCCGAGATGTCGGTTCTCGGCGGGGTTCTGCTTGAAAATGAAGCACTCAACCGGGCGCTCGAACATCTGGTGGCTGATGACTTTTATCGCCGTGGGCATCAACTGATATTTGGTGCCATGATTGCGCTTTCAAACCGCAATGAGCCTGCCGACCTCGTGACGCTGTCGGCCCAGCTCCGGACCCAGAAAATGCTGGAAGAGGCCGGTGGTAGTGGTTACCTGGCGACCCTGGTCGATTATGTGCCGACCGCCGCAAATATCCAGTATTACTGCAAATTGGTCAAAGAAAAATCGATTGCACGCAAGTTAATCAGTGTTTCGACCGACATTGCGACCAGTGGCTATGAGGGTGGCGACATGGAAGTAGTCCTTGATCGCGCTGAAAAAGCGATCTTTGAGATCGCCGAAAATCGGATCCGACCCTCTTATTTTCCGGTGCGCGATATCCTCAAGGATACCTTTCGCAATATCGAGCAACTCTACGAGCGTAAAGAATTGGTCACCGGTGTGCCGACCGGTTATACCGATCTGGATAAGATGACTGCCGGCCTGCAGCCTGGTGATCTGTTAATCGTCGCTGGTCGACCATCTATGGGGAAGACTGCTTTTGCCTTGAACCTGGTTGAATATGCCACGACCCATCCAGAAAAGAAGATTCCGGCGGTCGTGTTCTCGCTCGAAATGAGTAAGGAGCAGCTGGTACAGCGTCTGCTCTGTTCTGTGGCTAAAGTCGATGCCGGCAGGTTGCGAACCGGCAACCTGGGGGAGTCGGATTGGCCAAAGCTGACGATGGCGGCCGGTCAGCTCAGTGAAACCCAACTCTTTATCGATGATACCCCCGCGATTTCAGTGCTGGAACTGCGCTCAAAGGCTCGTCGACTCAAGGCCGAACATGGGCTTGGTTTGATCGTCGTCGATTACCTGCAATTAATGCGCGGCAGCAGTACCGAAAACCGCCAACAGGAGATTTCGGAAATTTCCCGTTCGCTCAAGGCTCTGGCCAAAGAGTTGAGTCTGCCGGTTGTTGCGCTGTCGCAGTTGAACCGTTCCCTCGAGAGCCGCACAGACAAGCGCCCGATGATGTCTGACCTGCGTGAATCCGGCGCGATTGAGCAAGATGCCGACGTGATCATGTTCGTCTACCGCGAAGCCGTTTATTGTGAGGACTGCAAAAGCCGCGAAAAGACTTGTGAACAGGGGCATGAAAAAGACGCTGAGGTCATCATTGGTAAACAAAGGAATGGTGCCATAGGTACAGTGCACCTGACTTTCCGAGGTGAATTTACCCGCTTTGAAAACCAGGCCAAACGTACAGATGGCGGTTATTGATGCCTTTAACAGCCCTGATCCTGTCTCCTTTGCGCCGGCCGTCATGCGAGCAACATGAGCCGCAATAAAACCACCTTTGTCGATTATCCCGTTTATCTCCTCCTGATCGGTTTCCATTTTTTATCACGTCTCTTCCCGTTGGCGATCTGGTGCCGGCTGGGGCAGCTGTTCGGTGGTCTGCTCTATCTGCTGGGCGCCCCCTTTAAGCGGATTGCGCTGATTAACCTGAAGTTCGCCTATGCCGATGAGTTGAATGATGCACAGCGCCGGTTTATTTTACGCAAAAACTTTGCTCATTATGGTGTCGGAGGTTTCGAGTGGATTCGGATGCTGCGACTGAATGAACGACGTCGCCAGCAAATCTGCCGGTTGATCAGGATAGAGGGGCGGGAACATCTGGACACGGCCCGTCAGAACAAGCAAAAAATTATTCTGCTCAGCGGTCATTTCGGCCATTGGGAATATGCCACGGTAAAATATGCCAGTGAGATAAATCCCCTTTCCTTTATCGTGCGTCGCATCGACAATCCTCTGGTTGAACAAGAGCGGTGCCGCTATCATGAGGACTTTGGTGCGCGAATCCTTTATAAAGAGAATGGCCTGCGCGAGGCGATTCGTGGCCTGGCAAAAGGGGTTGATCTGTTGTTGCTTGCCGATCGCAAGGCACAACTGCATGAAGGGATTCCTGCCCGTTTTTTTAAACGTAAGACTTCGACTCTAGCGATTGCCGTGACTCTGGCCCAAAAATATAACGCGGCCCTGGTCCCGATGTTTATTTTGCGTGGTGAGCAGCCCGGCGAACATCGTCTGATCTTTGAACCAGCCTTAGATATCGACAACTTAACGCTAGAAGAGGCTGTGCAGTTACAGAATGATTGCCTCGAACGGAACATTCGACGTGCTCCTCACCTCTGGCTCTGGCTGCACCGTAAGTGGAAGTGCTACCACGCGCAAATTTATCGTCGTTAGACTCAGGGTTTCTTTGTTGTCTAAGCCCTGACCCCTCTATATTCTAGAATTAAAATTCCCTATTCTTTTTGCCTCCTGCTATATTCACGGAATATCTCTCTGCGTATAGATAGGATCGAACTATGGCAAAAATTGATAAATTATTTCAAATTCTCCAGCAACTGGGCGGCTCTGATTTACATCTCTCTCCGGCAAACCCGCCGATGATTCGCGTGTCGGGGCAACTCAAACCGGCAATGGCTCAGGTCCTGAGCAGCGAGCAGTATCGACAGCTCGTCTATGAAATCATGACCGATGCACAGCGCTCAGTATTTGAAGAGCGGCATGATCTAGATTTTGCCTATGAGGTTACCGCGTTGAATGCGCGTTTCAGGGCAAATATTTTTATGGGTCGTCTGGGGATCAGCGCAGTTTTCAGGATTATTCCTGCAGAAATTCTGACCGTTGAACAATTGGGATTGCCCCAGACAGTGCTCGATCTGACGGAGTACAAAAAGGGTTTGATTCTGGTGACAGGGCCGACCGGTAGTGGGAAGTCGACGACGCTGGCCGCTATGATCGATCATATCAACCGCACGCGTAGTGAGCATATTCTCACGGTTGAGGATCCGATCGAATTTGTCCATCAAACTCGTAAAAGTCTGATCAACCAGCGCGAAGTTGGTGTCCATACTCAGAGCTTTGCTTCGGCACTCAAGGCTGCGCTTCGTGAGGATCCCGACATTATTCTGGTCGGAGAAATGCGTGATCTTGAAACGATTGAGCTGGCTATTACTGCTGCGGAAACCGGGCACCTGGTCTTTGGTACCCTGCACACCAGCAGTGCCTCAAAGACTGTCGACCGTCTTGTGAATGTGTTCCCCACCACCCAGCAGGAGCAGATCCGCACTATGCTCGCAGAGTCATTGCGCGGGGTGGTCGCTCAACAACTGTTGCGGACTCTCGATGGTAAACGCTGTGCTGCTCTCGAAATTTTAAAGGTCAATGCAGCATCTGCCAATCTGATCCGCGAAGGGAAGACTTTTCAGCTTCCGTCAGTGATCCAGACCGGGCGTAAGGATGGGATGCAATTGATGGATCAAGCGCTGCAAGAGCTGGTTAATGCGAAAAAGGTTAGTCTCGAAGAGGCAAGGCGTTTCGCTATGAACAAGAATCAGTTTGCTGAACCCAACTCCGGAGGAGGGAACCATTCATGAACGAACAGCGAATCAGTGTCGATGTGCGGCAGATTGAGGTTGTTCTGTCCAACGGGGAAAGATTGATGGGGGAGACCTTTCTGCAACTACATGGGATGTTGCAAAGCGGGCCGCAACGATTGAGTGAGGCGTTAAATGGTGACGATAACTTTTTGCCGTTGCGCGTTGCAGAAAAGATTAAACTGATCAATCTTGATCAGGTAATGGCCGTCTATACGGCCGCTGCAGAGGAATACGATCCACTCCTTGAATTGGGCGAAGAGCATCGGGTCAGGGTGACTCCAGCGGTCGGAGGACCGCTTGACGCGAAGATCTTTGTCAATCTCCCTAACGGAAACAACAGGGCCAAGGATTTCCTTAACCAACCGCGGCGTTTTTTATTGTTTCTATGGGGCGAGCAGGTGGCCTATCTGGCGCGAAAGAGGATTTTACTGGTCGAAGACTGAACTAATTCCTCGCCTGTTAGTCTGTACGTTTTACCGTAATTCCCAGAGTGGTGATCTTTTTACGCAGGGTGTTGCGGTTGATGCCAAGTATTTCGGCGGTGCGCACCTGATTACAGCGGGTCTGCTGCAGGATAATATTGATTAATGGGCGCTCGACCTGATGTAAAACCATTTCGTAGAGATTGTCGAGTTCCTGAAGATTCATCTGTGCCAGGCTGTTTTGCAGCTTATGTGTGACCAGAGCTTCCAGGGAGTCTTCCTGTTTCCCACACTCCTCTGTACAACCTAAACTGGGGAAATCCGAGGGCATGAGGACCTGATTGGGTGTCAGCAGGCTGGCACGTTTAATCAGGTTTTCAAGCTCGCGGATATTTCCTGGCCAACTGTGTTGTTTAAGTCGGAGGATCGCTTCCTTGCTCAATTCGCTCACATTGACTCCCATTTCCTGTTTTGCGCGATGCAGAAAGAATTCGGCCAGATCCTGAATATCTTCAATGCGCTCGCGCAAAGGGGGGAGAACGATCGGGACCACGTTGAGGCGATAAAAAAGATCTTCACGAAAGGTCTTGTCTCGAACCATGCTGGTTAAATTCTGGTTGCTCGCGGCAACAATTCGGACATCCACGGCCATGGTACTGTTGCCACCGGTGCGGGTTACCTCTTTTTCTTGCAGGACACGCAACAGTTTTGCCTGTAGCTCCAATGGCATATCGCCGATTTCATCCAGGAACAGGGTGCCGCCGTTGGCCTGTTCAAACTTACCCGCCTTACGTTCAATGGCACCGGTGAACGCGCCTTTCTCATGCCCAAAGAGTTCACTTTCGAGCAGTTCACGGGGGATCGCCGCACAGTTCAGAGCAATAAAAGGTTTGCCGAGACGTGGGCTGTTGTAGTGGACAGCGCGGGCGATCAACTCTTTGCCGGTGCCGCTCTCGCCGGTGATCAATACCGTTACATCTGAAGCTGCGACGCGACCCAGAATTTTATAAACATCCTGCATCGCCTGGCTGTTGCCTATAATGGTACGCCCGAAACGGTATTGATCCTGAATTTCATTGCGCAACTGGCCTATCTGATCGGTGACTGCGGCCGCCTTTTCTGCTTTAAGGATAATCGCGTCGAGTGCTGAGAGATCAAAAGGCTTGGTTAAATAATCGTAGGCGCCGTTCTTCATCGCCGCAACGGCATTTTCCATTGTTGATTCGGCGGTCATTACCACAACCAGGGTTTTCGGGCTTTCAGTTTGCAAGGTTTGCAGCAGTTCAATCCCCTGGATCCCTGGCATCTTGATGTCGAGGACTGCAAGGTCGTAATGGTTTTTGCGCGAAAGCTGGCGGGCCTGCAGACCGTCCTCGGCGAGATCAACAATGAACCCCTGTTTTTTTAGGGCTTTAGCGAGAACCCAGCGGATACTCTCTTCATCATCGGCAACAAGGATACGGCGGATCGACATGGCAAAATACCTCATTTTTTAGCAGTAGATTGTGTATTGAATCTCGGGTGTGGTCAGTGTCTGTGCAGCGGAAGAGATATGACAAAAGAACTGCCGCAGCCTTTGAGATTTTTAACGCCCAGTAGGCCGTTATGATCGCTGACTATCTTTTGACAGGTCGCAAGTCCCAGTCCGGTCCCACCGGTTTTCGTCGTATAGAACGGGGTAAAAATTCTCTCGAACTGATCAGCCGGAATTCCCGGGCCGTTGTCTTCGATGGCGATCTTGACCAGGGGTACAGCCCTCTCTCCTGGTGAACTGAGATGGTAGTCGGAGTCGATTCTGGTGATGATCCGGACCTCGCCGCCAACGTCAACGGCTTCACCTGCATTCTTGATCAGATTGAGAAAAAGTTGCGTTAGAAGACTCTGGTCCCCCCGAATCGGGGGGATGCTGGGATCGAGATGAATACTGAATCTAATCTGCTTTTCAATAAATGCTTGCCTCTGCAGCAGCACGATCTCGTTCAAGATTCTGCCTAGATTGACCTCATTGTTGGTCGCTATGCGGGGGCGCGAGAGGTCAAGTAATTCTTCAATGATGTTGTTGACCCGTTCCGTCTCGCGGATCATCACTTCCGGGTACTCGCTCAAGGGGCTCCCCGCTTCAAGCTCCATCTGCAGAAGTTGCGCGGCACCCTTAATCCCACCCAGGGGATTTTTAATTTCATGAGCGAGCCCTGCCGCCATGGTGCCGACCATCGAAAGCCGATCCGCGCGTCGGATCGCATCCTCCAAGGTTCGAATCTGGGTCAGGTCGCGCATGATAAGAACTGCGCCCTGTTGCTCTCCGTCCGGCTTGAAGAGAGGCGAAACAGTGGCGCTGACCGGCAGCGATTTCTTCGGCCGTTGAAGTTCGACCGTCTCATGATCTGAGATGGAACGACCAGCCGAGAGCGCTTTATCAACCAGCGAGCAGAGGATCTTCTGGTGACCGAAGCATTCGCTGAAGACCCGCCCCAGACATTGCTTTTCACTCAGTCCGGTCATGTTCTGAGCTGCGGGATTAAAAAGACTGATTTTCTCTTGCGGGTCCAGGGCAATGACGGCCTCACCGACATTTTCAACGATCAGCGCATAGAGTTGCTGTTTGGATTCAGGCAAGTTCTGCGCCTTCTTGTTCATTGAAAAAAGTTTCGCAAAATAACAGAAGTTCGGGCCATGATTCAATCTTCTGCAACTGACCGCGGAAATAATGAGCGCCCGTCAGCCCGCGAACGTACCAACTCAGATGTTTGCGCATCTCCAGTAGAGCTTTGTGCTCTCCGAAATGTTCGGCATGAAAATTCAGGTGTTGCAGTGCGGTCTGCCCGCGATCGGCGGCTCCAGGCAGCAGAGCGGGGGCGCCCCGAAGCAAGGCCGCGGCTTGCTGAAAAATCCAGGGATTTCCATAGCAGCCACGAGCGACCATCACCGCATCACAGAGGGTTTGCCTGAACATCGACTCGATGTCAGCGGCATTAAAAAGATCTCCGCTGCCAATGACTGGAATATCAAGGCTCGATTTCAGCTCCGCGATCATTTTCCAATCGGCTTTACCACCAAAATTCTGACTGCGGGTACGAGGGTGCAGGCATATGGCGTCCGCTCCGGCCTCTTTGGCGATACGTCCGACTTCCAGAAAATTAATGCTTGTTTGATCCCAACCAGAGCGAATTTTAAGGGTGAGCGGGCCAGGAAAGGCCGCACGCACGGCTTCGATGATCCGACCGACGCGGTTTGGATCTCGCAAAAGGGCACTGCCGGCACCGCTGCGTACAACTTTTTTAACTGGGCAGCCCATGTTGATGTCAAGCAGATCAGCGTGAGGGCCGACCATGGTCGCACCCTGCGCCAGAACTTGCGGGTCATCCCCAAACAGTTGGACCGCCAGAGGTTTCTCCTCTGGACAACTCTCCAGCAACGCCAGGGTCCTGCGCCCATCCCTTATGAGGCCATTGGCGCTGATCATTTCAGTGAAGACCAGCGCCGCACCGAAAGACTTCATGATCCGGCGGAAGGGGAGGCTGGTGATGCCCGCCATGGGTGCCAGGATTAGAGAATTGTCAAGTTGCAGGGAACCAATTTTTAAGGGCATGAATTGCATATTATTTAGGCATTGTAGCCGGATAAGCCAGGAAATCAAGCGAAAAGCGCAACAAGGTATGATAGATATGGGCCGTGTTGTAGAGGGTTGAGCCTGGATACTGTATACTAATTTCAACTTGACAAACCAAAGGGTGGTTGTTAGAACAATATCTGGAAATTTAAGCGAAGGAAGGTTTATCAAACCAACCAATCTTCGGCCTACTTACGTGGGTATTTCTTCTACCCTTTTGATCGCAGGTGAATCCGTTCGGGCGGACGTATTTAAAGCGATCACTGTTTTTTCCGCCTTGCGGAATGGATTCCCCGTTGGTCCCTCTGGGACATTAAAAACCTCGTTACGTTTACATCAAAGGAGAGAGAGTATGTCGACACTGAAGAAGGTCCTTGCTCAAAAAATTGATGAGCATCGCCCCCGTACGACCCGTTTGCTGAAGGAGTTTGGTGAAGTTAGTCTGGGAGAGGTAACTGTCTCCCAATGTATCGGTGGAGCCCGTGGCATCAAATCACTGGTCACCGATATCTCTTATCTTGATCCGATGGAAGGTATTCGCTTCCGCGGCAAGACTATCGATGAGACCTTTGCCGCTCTACCCAAAGTTCCGGGTAGCGAATATCCTTATGTTGAGGGTTTCTGGTACATGTTGCTGACCGGCGATGTGCCGACCATGGAGCAGACGCTTGAGGTTGTCGCAGACTGGAAGCGCCGTTCTCAGGTTCCTGAGTACGTTTACGATGTGTTGCGTGCCATGCCGCGTGACTCGCATCCGATGACCATGTTCTCGACTGCAGTCCTCACCATGCAGCGCGATTCGGTCTTTTCTAAAAATTATGCTGCCGGCAAGTTCAACAAGATGACCTGCTGGGAAGATATGTATGAAGACGCCAGCAACATGATGGCGAAACTTGGCCCCATTGGCGCCTATATTTATCGTATGAAGTATCGGGGCGACACGCCGATTGCGGCTGACCCGAATCTCGATTTTGGCGGAAACTTCGCCCACATGATGGGTGTCGACGCCCCTTATGACGACGTTGCGCGGATGTACTTCATCATCCACTCGGACCATGAGTCTGGCAACGTTTCGGCGCACACGACCCACCTGGTCGCATCGGCGCTTTCTGATGCCTACTACAGCTACAGTGCCGGCCTCAACGGCCTGGCAGGTCCGCTGCATGGTTTGGCCAACGAAGAGGTGCTGCGCTGGACTCAGAATTTCATGCAGCAACTCGGCGGACAGGTTCCGACTGAAGAGAAGCTGAAGGAAGCCCTCTGGGCGACTCTCAACAGCGGGCAGGTTATCCCCGGTTATGGTCATGCTGTTCTGCGTAAGACCGACCCGCGCTATACCTCACAGCGTGAGTTTTGTCTCAAGACTCCGGGCCTCAAAGATTATCCGTTGTTCCAACTGATCAAGATGATTTACGAAGTGGCTCCGGGCGTACTGACCGAGCATGGCAAGGCCAAGAACCCCTGGCCGAACGTTGATGCCCAGTCGGGTGTCATCCAGTGGTACTATGGTGTCACCGAGTATGAGTTCTATACCGTCCTGTTTGGTATTGGCCGCGCCCTTGGTTGTCTGGCTAATATTACCTGGGACCGTGCTCTCGGTTATGGAATTGAGCGACCCAAGTCGGTCACGACTCCTATGCTCGAAGCTGTTGCCGGTATCAAGTAAGTCACAGTCTCAGCACTGACCAGCAGAAAAGGGAGGCCCGAACGGGTCTCCCTTTTTTAATTGAATCAGGTTTTAAGTTGTTGCACCGCAACAGGTAAAGTCTGTCCCGTCGCGCGGTTATTTCTTCTCTTTTTCCTTGCGCGTGGCGTAGAGCAGAAGTTTTTGATCCGTAAAAGTCTCAACCTCGCCAGCGAACGATTCGATCTGGAAAAAGTCATGGATCTTGGTGGGGGCGTCCATGAAGAAGCGATTCAGTTCCTGAATTTTAGTTCTGTTCATCCCCGCACGTCGCGCCCAGTCGTGGAAGTCGTGCTGTTTCGGTAAGATGCGGGTTTCATGCAGAATAAGCTCTGCATCTTCGATCATTTGACGCCAATCTGCCTCGGTGAAGGCGCGGATATGAGTCGGATCACGCATCTGCTCCATGGTTTGGTAAAATTCGGCAATTTCAGAATCTGAGGGGAGCAAGGTGTCGATAATAACCATCCGCCCACCACGTCTTAAGACCCGATGGAATTCTTTGAGCGCTCGCGGGATGTCCGGGAAGTGGTGTGGGGCAATTCGACAACTGAGAAGCGTGAATGATCCTGCCGGGAAGGGGAGGTCTTCGGCATCCGCTTCTCGAAAGACCACATTGTCTATATTTCCTTCATCGGCAATATGTTCCTGGGCTTTCTTGAGCATTTGCATCGTCAGATCAGAAGCGACGACTTGCCGAACCATAGGCGCAAAATAGAAAGCGGTATGGCCTCCCCCGCAGGCGACATCGAGCATATTATCTTCTTTTGTCGGTTGCAGAAGTTCGGCTGCGGCATCGAGGTCTTTACCTCCGGCAAAGGAGCGTGAATAGACATAGTCCATGGCTGCTCGGCCAAACTGTTCGCGAACTTTATTTTTGAACTTCTGGTTCATCGTGGAACCTCCAGAGTATAAATCTGAGGCTTACAGGGGGGCTGAAAGCACAGATTGGCAGCAGTATAGCATTTCAAGCGAAAAAGTCTTGGAGAAGTTTGACCAATAAGGTATTTTTTCGCCGGAGCAGAGCATTTGGAGTCGGGCACGTCTTTTGCTCAGTTCGTGGGATCGGGATCGGGTTTCTGCGGTTGATACTCTCCCTGGGTGAGAATGAGTGAAGAGCACAG
Above is a genomic segment from Geopsychrobacter electrodiphilus DSM 16401 containing:
- a CDS encoding citrate (Si)-synthase, giving the protein MSTLKKVLAQKIDEHRPRTTRLLKEFGEVSLGEVTVSQCIGGARGIKSLVTDISYLDPMEGIRFRGKTIDETFAALPKVPGSEYPYVEGFWYMLLTGDVPTMEQTLEVVADWKRRSQVPEYVYDVLRAMPRDSHPMTMFSTAVLTMQRDSVFSKNYAAGKFNKMTCWEDMYEDASNMMAKLGPIGAYIYRMKYRGDTPIAADPNLDFGGNFAHMMGVDAPYDDVARMYFIIHSDHESGNVSAHTTHLVASALSDAYYSYSAGLNGLAGPLHGLANEEVLRWTQNFMQQLGGQVPTEEKLKEALWATLNSGQVIPGYGHAVLRKTDPRYTSQREFCLKTPGLKDYPLFQLIKMIYEVAPGVLTEHGKAKNPWPNVDAQSGVIQWYYGVTEYEFYTVLFGIGRALGCLANITWDRALGYGIERPKSVTTPMLEAVAGIK
- a CDS encoding class I SAM-dependent methyltransferase; protein product: MNQKFKNKVREQFGRAAMDYVYSRSFAGGKDLDAAAELLQPTKEDNMLDVACGGGHTAFYFAPMVRQVVASDLTMQMLKKAQEHIADEGNIDNVVFREADAEDLPFPAGSFTLLSCRIAPHHFPDIPRALKEFHRVLRRGGRMVIIDTLLPSDSEIAEFYQTMEQMRDPTHIRAFTEADWRQMIEDAELILHETRILPKQHDFHDWARRAGMNRTKIQELNRFFMDAPTKIHDFFQIESFAGEVETFTDQKLLLYATRKEKEKK
- the dnaB gene encoding replicative DNA helicase; this translates as MKTATQYTEETTGHRMPPQNLEAEMSVLGGVLLENEALNRALEHLVADDFYRRGHQLIFGAMIALSNRNEPADLVTLSAQLRTQKMLEEAGGSGYLATLVDYVPTAANIQYYCKLVKEKSIARKLISVSTDIATSGYEGGDMEVVLDRAEKAIFEIAENRIRPSYFPVRDILKDTFRNIEQLYERKELVTGVPTGYTDLDKMTAGLQPGDLLIVAGRPSMGKTAFALNLVEYATTHPEKKIPAVVFSLEMSKEQLVQRLLCSVAKVDAGRLRTGNLGESDWPKLTMAAGQLSETQLFIDDTPAISVLELRSKARRLKAEHGLGLIVVDYLQLMRGSSTENRQQEISEISRSLKALAKELSLPVVALSQLNRSLESRTDKRPMMSDLRESGAIEQDADVIMFVYREAVYCEDCKSREKTCEQGHEKDAEVIIGKQRNGAIGTVHLTFRGEFTRFENQAKRTDGGY
- a CDS encoding lysophospholipid acyltransferase family protein, which encodes MSRNKTTFVDYPVYLLLIGFHFLSRLFPLAIWCRLGQLFGGLLYLLGAPFKRIALINLKFAYADELNDAQRRFILRKNFAHYGVGGFEWIRMLRLNERRRQQICRLIRIEGREHLDTARQNKQKIILLSGHFGHWEYATVKYASEINPLSFIVRRIDNPLVEQERCRYHEDFGARILYKENGLREAIRGLAKGVDLLLLADRKAQLHEGIPARFFKRKTSTLAIAVTLAQKYNAALVPMFILRGEQPGEHRLIFEPALDIDNLTLEEAVQLQNDCLERNIRRAPHLWLWLHRKWKCYHAQIYRR
- the dusB gene encoding tRNA dihydrouridine synthase DusB, with amino-acid sequence MPLKIGSLQLDNSLILAPMAGITSLPFRRIMKSFGAALVFTEMISANGLIRDGRRTLALLESCPEEKPLAVQLFGDDPQVLAQGATMVGPHADLLDINMGCPVKKVVRSGAGSALLRDPNRVGRIIEAVRAAFPGPLTLKIRSGWDQTSINFLEVGRIAKEAGADAICLHPRTRSQNFGGKADWKMIAELKSSLDIPVIGSGDLFNAADIESMFRQTLCDAVMVARGCYGNPWIFQQAAALLRGAPALLPGAADRGQTALQHLNFHAEHFGEHKALLEMRKHLSWYVRGLTGAHYFRGQLQKIESWPELLLFCETFFNEQEGAELA
- a CDS encoding type IV pilus twitching motility protein PilT produces the protein MAKIDKLFQILQQLGGSDLHLSPANPPMIRVSGQLKPAMAQVLSSEQYRQLVYEIMTDAQRSVFEERHDLDFAYEVTALNARFRANIFMGRLGISAVFRIIPAEILTVEQLGLPQTVLDLTEYKKGLILVTGPTGSGKSTTLAAMIDHINRTRSEHILTVEDPIEFVHQTRKSLINQREVGVHTQSFASALKAALREDPDIILVGEMRDLETIELAITAAETGHLVFGTLHTSSASKTVDRLVNVFPTTQQEQIRTMLAESLRGVVAQQLLRTLDGKRCAALEILKVNAASANLIREGKTFQLPSVIQTGRKDGMQLMDQALQELVNAKKVSLEEARRFAMNKNQFAEPNSGGGNHS
- a CDS encoding two-component system sensor histidine kinase NtrB gives rise to the protein MPESKQQLYALIVENVGEAVIALDPQEKISLFNPAAQNMTGLSEKQCLGRVFSECFGHQKILCSLVDKALSAGRSISDHETVELQRPKKSLPVSATVSPLFKPDGEQQGAVLIMRDLTQIRTLEDAIRRADRLSMVGTMAAGLAHEIKNPLGGIKGAAQLLQMELEAGSPLSEYPEVMIRETERVNNIIEELLDLSRPRIATNNEVNLGRILNEIVLLQRQAFIEKQIRFSIHLDPSIPPIRGDQSLLTQLFLNLIKNAGEAVDVGGEVRIITRIDSDYHLSSPGERAVPLVKIAIEDNGPGIPADQFERIFTPFYTTKTGGTGLGLATCQKIVSDHNGLLGVKNLKGCGSSFVISLPLHRH
- a CDS encoding sigma-54-dependent transcriptional regulator, with protein sequence MSIRRILVADDEESIRWVLAKALKKQGFIVDLAEDGLQARQLSRKNHYDLAVLDIKMPGIQGIELLQTLQTESPKTLVVVMTAESTMENAVAAMKNGAYDYLTKPFDLSALDAIILKAEKAAAVTDQIGQLRNEIQDQYRFGRTIIGNSQAMQDVYKILGRVAASDVTVLITGESGTGKELIARAVHYNSPRLGKPFIALNCAAIPRELLESELFGHEKGAFTGAIERKAGKFEQANGGTLFLDEIGDMPLELQAKLLRVLQEKEVTRTGGNSTMAVDVRIVAASNQNLTSMVRDKTFREDLFYRLNVVPIVLPPLRERIEDIQDLAEFFLHRAKQEMGVNVSELSKEAILRLKQHSWPGNIRELENLIKRASLLTPNQVLMPSDFPSLGCTEECGKQEDSLEALVTHKLQNSLAQMNLQELDNLYEMVLHQVERPLINIILQQTRCNQVRTAEILGINRNTLRKKITTLGITVKRTD